The Juglans regia cultivar Chandler chromosome 1, Walnut 2.0, whole genome shotgun sequence nucleotide sequence ACTAATTGTTATGAATCTTGCTCTCATCCCAGCTTCTTTCATTATGTTTTGGGGCCATCATTTTGCAAGTAAAAGAGAAATCAAAGAAGATGCATCAAACCATATATGCATCAAGTAAACAGCTGATGGATTTGAAATAACATCAAGAGATAACTTTCTTTCCGAGTTTATAAAATCTGAACCTTTGCCTCAACAAGAATTAGTGGTCTAGTCTCTATCTTCACACGCCCAACAATTGCGGTTCGTTGTTGGCCTTTTTGATCAACTACTATCACCTCTTTGCCTGATTTTAACTCAGAAAGGTAGCAAGTCTTTCCCCCTGGAATGGCAACATAGGTATGCACTGGTCCCTGTAAAGTTCCAAATGTACATGgtaaattaaattcataatcacAAGAATACCAAACCCAGTCATCCAGGAAATGGCTCTGAACCCCTTCTGCCATTCTTGAGAGTGGAAAATCTTCACTGACTAATTTGTTTCTTGGTTTTCCAAAAAGGCAAAAAATTGGCTGTTCAAGGTTGGATGCTCTTTTCACATTAGAACATTAGAAAATACATAGACTGTTACATGTTCCCCAGGTGCTAAACTGGGACAATATTAACTTTCTGTAGGACTGAGTACCAGCCCTCTATCAAATTCAAAGCCAAAACTTACTGCATTAACTCGAAAAGGCCTGCTTGCAATATAATTTGACTCCAAGCATTCTGAGTGCACGAGGAATAATCCCCTTGCAAAAGATCCAACCTAAGGAACACAGGCCATAAAAGTGATGGCATCGCACTCAATTAGCTCAACAGTAGATCATGAGGGGAAAATTATAGAAGAGAAAGTGGAAAAATACCAGAAGTCCTTCACCAGGTCTCATGAGGCAGCAGAGATCGACACAAACTCGATCTCCCATTCCAGCTACTTGAACTCGAATTACAGTGGCTTTGGTCAAGCTCAAAAGGTTGTTCACTTCATTTCTTCTGTCAAAATAGTCCTGAAAACATTTATTAGGTAATTATCTGTGCCTTACACTTAAGAAGACCTATCCTAAAACTAAATACCTTTAGCTGAAGAACATCTTCAGCATCTTCAACTTTTAAGATAACTCCACCCAGACCATGCTCCAGGGCCTGTACAAAAAATGGATATGAAAAGGAAGTCAAGATGCATCTACTAAGAGCCAAATTGACAATTTTAATAATCTAAGAAGTTCCCCAAATATTGAATTTCACCAGCTGTTCCTACTCTTATAGAATATAAGTTATACCTCAAGGAAGACTTGAGCTTCAGAATGATTTTTTGAGATCGCAAACACTTTTGTTTGATGGCCTTGGAATGCTGCAACAATATTCTCCGCTGGAATTACCTTTAGagacaaacaaaaaaaggaaaagccattgggtttattttgaaaatagcACGTACTAGAGATAGGTTAACAGGGTGGTGCTGGAAATAGAAGTGCGGCACAGATTGTTCTAGTATTTAAAACACCCATAAATGTGGCCCAATATTGCACAAGATCAGGCGCGTTGGTACAACGAAAAGTGTACATCAGGACCACCATGTTCAATAGCTAATGGAAACAACAGAAAATTTGCATTGATAATGAATCCTGAGAAGTTTTCATCaaaacaagtgaaataaaaaggaacttttcaatttattaaaaaactagtCTAGAGAAACTGTGTTTAACAAGATCCATAATTATTATACAACTTCACACAATGTCTGGTAACGTCCAATTCATGGAGCAATTGGCCAAGACTTTGCATTGTAACTACCCATTAGTGAAAACATTTTTGATTTTAGAGATATTCTCAGATACAGATAAAACTGATTTATttctggcataacttaaacaaCTCCATAAACGCTGTTCGTTGACATGCAGTACTTGAAGGCCAATTCAAGAGCGTAGAAACAAATTTCATAAGATAGAAATTATGATGAGCATCCAGCAACAAGCAAACCTGCCAATCTAGTAAATCGATAACAACATTCTCTGCGTGCCCCATTGCAGGTTGCAGCTGCTGTAATTCTTGGGGATTCGAAACCTCAAAAATCGTGGCAACCCTTTTACTCTCACTATCAAAAATCTCCCCCTCTTCAACATAGAGAGGACTTATTAAGGCAATGGCTGTAAACCACATAACCAGAAGGGAAAACTAAGAAACTAATATACCATAATCTGcagaatagaataattcattgTAACGAAGAAATTCAAAAGAACGGGAGGAGGTACTATGGAGCGTACAAGACCACTCATGAGCAAGTTGTCGATGTCGAGACGAGAAAACGAAAGTATTCCATCCTCTCTCCACGGAGGCCGTCAGGACCTCTTTGTTTTCCGTCCAAATCCACACGCTCTTCGATTTCTCGTACAAACCAGAAGACGACTTCATAGACGAATAAGAAGCACGCATTGCGACAGAAGAAAAGTTTTTAGAATTCGACGAATGGTGTTTGGCCCAGGAATTTGATCTGCACGGGTTCCATTCATCTGCGAAGATTCGTTCAGCTAAACAAGAATTaaccaaaagaaaagggaaaagaacaagaaagggCACGGAAAAGTTGAGTAGCTAGATGAAGTTGATTTACATGGAGCTCCAACCAGTTCAAAGATAGTAATTTTGAGGAAGGGAAGAACCAGCATTGGAAATCGATGTTTGGACAGTCGAACCAAAGAAGCAGTTTCAGAATGTATAGCAGCTTCATGTCGTAATTCGGGCGTGGATCTTCTCGAATGAGGTTAAGGACCTAAGGTCAAGTAGAGTAGGAGGAGCCAATGAGGACCTG carries:
- the LOC108985822 gene encoding 3-dehydroquinate synthase homolog, translated to MLVLPFLKITIFELVGAPSERIFADEWNPCRSNSWAKHHSSNSKNFSSVAMRASYSSMKSSSGLYEKSKSVWIWTENKEVLTASVERGWNTFVFSSRHRQLAHEWSSIALISPLYVEEGEIFDSESKRVATIFEVSNPQELQQLQPAMGHAENVVIDLLDWQVIPAENIVAAFQGHQTKVFAISKNHSEAQVFLEALEHGLGGVILKVEDAEDVLQLKDYFDRRNEVNNLLSLTKATVIRVQVAGMGDRVCVDLCCLMRPGEGLLVGSFARGLFLVHSECLESNYIASRPFRVNAGPVHTYVAIPGGKTCYLSELKSGKEVIVVDQKGQQRTAIVGRVKIETRPLILVEAKRDSDDLDQHLYSILLQNAETVALVCPHQGNGLQKTAIPVTSLKVGDEVMLRVQGGARHTGIEIEEFIVEN